In Armatimonas rosea, a single genomic region encodes these proteins:
- a CDS encoding HAD family hydrolase: MPLSALLFDLDGTLTDSIGLIVHCYQATLTHFAGRTPSSEEIVPKIGRALPTLFAEENVGDVEAMLAFYRALYAQEHDDWVRLYDGVEELLDGLYGKLPLAIVTSKSLQSARPALERFGIGAKMQAVVTSDDTQKHKPDPEPLLLAAARLGVLPEHCAYLGDSVHDLHAARAAGMQALAALWGPSPPETLRPLADQSFDSPQALLAFG, from the coding sequence ATGCCTCTCTCCGCGCTCCTCTTCGACCTCGACGGCACCCTCACCGACTCTATTGGGCTGATTGTGCACTGCTACCAAGCCACCCTCACCCACTTCGCGGGCCGCACGCCAAGCTCGGAGGAGATCGTCCCCAAGATCGGCCGCGCGCTCCCGACCCTCTTCGCGGAAGAAAATGTCGGGGATGTCGAGGCGATGCTGGCGTTCTACCGCGCCCTCTATGCCCAAGAGCACGACGACTGGGTGCGCCTCTACGACGGCGTGGAAGAGCTTCTCGATGGCCTCTACGGCAAGCTTCCCCTCGCCATCGTGACCTCAAAGTCGCTGCAGTCCGCGCGCCCTGCCCTGGAGCGCTTTGGGATCGGGGCGAAGATGCAGGCGGTTGTCACCAGCGACGATACCCAAAAGCACAAGCCCGACCCGGAGCCGCTGCTCCTCGCCGCCGCCCGTCTCGGCGTTCTCCCCGAGCACTGTGCCTACCTGGGCGACTCGGTCCACGACCTGCACGCCGCCCGCGCCGCCGGGATGCAGGCCCTCGCCGCCCTCTGGGGACCATCGCCCCCCGAGACCCTGCGCCCCCTGGCAGACCAGAGCTTTGACTCCCCTCAGGCACTTCTAGCGTTTGGCTAG
- a CDS encoding DUF4058 family protein — MPSPFPGMDPYLEDPAHWRGVHAALIVACYETLNALLPDGFIARIEERLTILTPERSILPDVSVHRVAPMPAVPKTVAVIGDAPARVRASLLEVPQRFIEIVSLSEPEEIITAIEFLSLSNKTPGDGREEYVRKQQRLLRSSTHLLEIDLLRAGRHTVAATKEDLEAIFGHWDYVVSLHRAGEGAECDAWARTLRQVLPTVPIPLTAEVPDVRLDVQALLDHVWDHGPFRKTLAYRDQPFPPLNEEDTAWADALLKARGLR, encoded by the coding sequence ATGCCCTCTCCGTTTCCTGGAATGGACCCGTATCTGGAAGACCCGGCGCACTGGCGTGGGGTGCATGCGGCGCTGATTGTCGCCTGCTATGAGACCCTAAACGCACTCCTGCCCGATGGCTTTATCGCCCGGATTGAGGAGCGCCTGACTATTCTCACGCCTGAGCGTAGCATCTTACCGGATGTCTCCGTCCACCGCGTCGCGCCGATGCCAGCCGTCCCCAAAACCGTAGCGGTGATTGGTGATGCTCCTGCACGCGTTCGGGCGAGCCTGTTGGAGGTGCCTCAGCGCTTCATTGAGATCGTCTCACTTTCGGAGCCCGAGGAGATTATCACCGCCATTGAGTTTCTGAGCCTCAGCAACAAAACCCCAGGAGATGGGCGTGAGGAGTACGTGCGCAAGCAACAGCGGCTCCTGAGAAGCTCGACCCACCTGCTAGAGATTGATCTACTGCGCGCCGGTCGGCATACGGTCGCGGCTACCAAAGAGGACTTAGAGGCGATCTTCGGACACTGGGATTACGTCGTAAGTCTCCACCGCGCCGGAGAAGGTGCGGAGTGCGATGCTTGGGCACGCACCCTGCGCCAAGTCCTTCCCACCGTCCCCATTCCCCTCACCGCCGAAGTCCCGGATGTACGCCTGGACGTTCAAGCGCTCCTTGACCATGTCTGGGATCATGGCCCCTTCCGCAAGACTCTCGCCTACCGTGACCAGCCCTTTCCTCCGCTCAACGAAGAAGACACTGCGTGGGCCGATGCTCTCCTAAAAGCACGGGGCTTGCGCTAG
- the ggt gene encoding gamma-glutamyltransferase, producing MRAMVASAEPLASQVGVDVMRRGGNAVDAAVAVGFALAVTYPQAGNLGGGGFLLWRRKDGQTAAVDYREMAPAAAFREVYAGKTDEGGPTVGWRASGTPGTVAGLALAHKKYGSGKLSFAALIEPARALAAEGFVAPASLSRSLASYTALLSRYEASKAVFVGIGEGQKFRQPELAETLARIQKNGPREFYEGETARRIAAAMRPHGWISERDLKGYDVKERGVVTGRYRGHGIVSMPPPSSGGAVLIEILNILEGFELGKLGWESPLRWHLVIEAIKRAFADRAEFFGDPDFVRVPVAKLTDPAYAARWRASIDLHHATPSSAIRAGQASHEPLHTTHFSILDSDGNAVSNTYTLNGPYGSGVTIPGTGILMNNEMDDFAANPGKPNRYGLIQGESNAVRAKKRPLSSMTPTFVTNPDGTLRLIIGSPGGPTIINTVLHVILNVLDHGQGIADAIAAPRAHHQWLPDEIGADKHLPESVKGGLERLGHTFGKPRSLGDAQGILLAPDGTVAGASDPRGSGRTIGG from the coding sequence ATGAGAGCAATGGTGGCGAGTGCGGAGCCGCTGGCGTCGCAGGTGGGTGTGGACGTGATGCGGCGGGGTGGGAATGCGGTGGATGCGGCGGTGGCGGTCGGGTTTGCGCTGGCGGTGACCTATCCGCAGGCGGGGAATCTCGGCGGCGGTGGGTTTCTGCTGTGGCGGCGCAAGGACGGCCAGACCGCGGCGGTGGACTACCGCGAGATGGCGCCCGCTGCGGCGTTTCGGGAGGTCTACGCCGGGAAGACCGACGAGGGCGGGCCGACGGTCGGGTGGCGGGCATCGGGGACGCCGGGGACGGTGGCGGGGCTGGCGTTGGCGCACAAAAAATACGGCTCGGGCAAGCTCTCGTTTGCGGCGCTGATCGAGCCCGCACGGGCGCTGGCGGCGGAGGGTTTCGTCGCGCCGGCGTCGCTGAGCCGTTCGCTGGCCAGCTACACGGCGCTGCTCTCGCGCTATGAGGCATCCAAGGCTGTGTTTGTGGGGATCGGTGAAGGGCAGAAATTCCGTCAGCCGGAGCTGGCCGAGACCCTGGCGCGGATTCAGAAAAACGGCCCACGCGAGTTCTACGAGGGCGAGACCGCGCGGCGCATTGCGGCGGCGATGCGGCCCCACGGCTGGATCAGCGAGCGCGACCTAAAAGGCTACGACGTCAAGGAGCGCGGGGTAGTCACGGGGCGCTACCGAGGGCACGGGATTGTCTCCATGCCCCCGCCGTCGTCGGGCGGGGCGGTACTAATCGAGATTCTCAATATCCTAGAGGGCTTCGAGCTCGGCAAGCTGGGCTGGGAGAGCCCGCTACGCTGGCACTTGGTTATCGAGGCGATAAAGCGGGCCTTTGCCGACCGTGCGGAGTTCTTCGGCGACCCGGACTTTGTCCGTGTTCCTGTCGCCAAGCTCACCGACCCCGCCTACGCCGCCCGCTGGCGCGCCAGTATTGATTTACACCACGCCACCCCGAGTAGCGCGATCCGTGCGGGGCAGGCGAGCCACGAGCCGCTCCACACGACCCACTTCTCCATTCTCGACAGCGACGGCAACGCGGTCTCGAACACCTACACGCTCAATGGCCCGTATGGCTCCGGCGTGACCATTCCCGGCACGGGGATTCTGATGAACAACGAGATGGACGACTTCGCGGCCAACCCCGGCAAGCCCAACCGCTACGGCCTGATCCAGGGCGAGAGCAACGCCGTGAGGGCTAAAAAGCGCCCCCTCTCCTCCATGACCCCGACCTTTGTGACCAACCCCGACGGCACGCTACGGCTCATTATCGGCTCTCCTGGCGGCCCGACCATCATCAACACCGTCCTCCACGTGATCCTCAATGTCCTCGACCATGGCCAAGGTATCGCCGACGCGATCGCGGCACCGCGCGCACACCACCAGTGGCTCCCCGATGAGATCGGTGCCGACAAGCACCTCCCGGAGAGCGTCAAAGGGGGCCTGGAGCGCCTCGGGCACACGTTTGGCAAGCCCCGCTCGCTGGGGGACGCCCAAGGAATCCTACTCGCCCCCGATGGCACGGTAGCCGGCGCAAGCGACCCCCGCGGCTCAGGAAGGACAATCGGCGGATAA
- a CDS encoding RNA polymerase sigma factor, with amino-acid sequence MLLPDLWLVQRARHGDKAAFGKLFDRHSRRVFHLLRRLSDNPSLAEDLTQETFLTAWQSLERWRGRGALSTWLCGIAVNHWRTHHRQAHESVPLDEALVESDSQADPLAHCTQAESLKALEQAVAALPESYREVFVLVRIEELSYQEVAQLLELPLGTVQSRLHRATRLLKTALTAHFSPDSDTEKETCHVL; translated from the coding sequence ATGCTACTCCCCGATCTCTGGCTCGTGCAGCGAGCACGCCACGGCGACAAAGCGGCGTTCGGCAAGCTCTTTGACCGACACAGCCGCCGTGTCTTCCACTTGCTGCGCCGCCTGAGCGACAACCCCAGCCTGGCGGAGGACCTCACCCAAGAGACCTTTCTCACCGCCTGGCAGAGCCTGGAGCGCTGGCGCGGCCGGGGAGCACTCTCGACCTGGCTCTGCGGGATCGCCGTCAACCACTGGCGCACCCACCATCGGCAAGCACACGAGTCGGTCCCCCTCGACGAAGCCCTGGTCGAGAGCGACTCTCAGGCCGATCCCCTGGCACACTGCACCCAGGCAGAGTCCCTCAAGGCGCTGGAACAGGCTGTCGCAGCGCTCCCCGAGAGCTACCGCGAGGTCTTTGTGCTCGTGCGGATCGAGGAGCTCTCCTACCAGGAGGTCGCCCAGCTTCTAGAGCTCCCCTTGGGAACGGTTCAGTCCCGGCTCCACCGCGCCACCCGGCTCCTCAAAACCGCCCTCACCGCCCACTTTTCCCCCGACTCCGATACCGAAAAGGAGACCTGTCATGTCCTTTGA
- the rnz gene encoding ribonuclease Z yields MEITFLGTGSGAPSRARNVSATALHLPQRGEWWLIDCGEGTQHQILRASHIRLSQLTRIFLTHLHGDHLFGLPGLLASRALAQGGVGPITIYGPDGVEAWLKATLRVSGMRFGFPVTFVTVKPGEVCTDGEFTVTAAPVRHRIEAYAFAVREAEQAGRFDVAAAAALGIPPGPLYGQLKAGKTVTLDDGRVIEGSALVGPTRPGRCVVFSGDTGPAPELAPLAKGADLLIHEATYSELDRGLADRAAHATATVAAEVAREAGVHSLLLTHFSARYEGGESEVNLETLLSEARAIFPETRLAYDQLRVSVPRREQ; encoded by the coding sequence GTGGAAATTACGTTTCTGGGGACCGGCTCGGGTGCGCCCTCGCGAGCACGCAACGTCTCGGCGACGGCCCTACACCTGCCCCAGCGCGGCGAGTGGTGGCTGATCGACTGCGGCGAGGGGACACAGCACCAGATTCTCCGCGCCTCCCATATCCGGCTCTCCCAGCTGACGCGTATCTTCCTGACCCACCTCCACGGCGACCATCTCTTTGGCCTGCCGGGGCTGCTCGCCTCGCGGGCGCTCGCGCAAGGCGGGGTAGGGCCGATCACGATCTACGGCCCCGACGGTGTCGAGGCGTGGCTCAAGGCGACCCTGCGTGTCTCCGGGATGCGCTTTGGCTTCCCCGTGACCTTTGTGACCGTCAAGCCCGGCGAGGTCTGCACCGATGGCGAGTTCACGGTCACGGCGGCACCCGTGCGACACCGGATCGAGGCCTATGCCTTTGCGGTGCGGGAGGCCGAGCAGGCGGGGCGCTTCGATGTCGCGGCGGCGGCGGCGCTGGGAATCCCCCCGGGACCGCTCTACGGCCAGCTCAAGGCGGGCAAGACCGTCACCCTCGACGATGGCCGGGTGATCGAGGGGAGTGCGCTGGTCGGCCCGACACGGCCCGGGCGCTGCGTGGTCTTCTCGGGCGACACGGGGCCGGCACCGGAGCTGGCTCCGCTGGCCAAGGGGGCAGACCTGCTGATCCATGAGGCAACCTACTCCGAGCTAGACCGGGGCCTCGCCGACCGTGCCGCCCACGCCACCGCGACTGTCGCCGCCGAGGTGGCCCGTGAGGCGGGGGTGCACTCTCTCCTCCTGACCCACTTCTCGGCGCGCTACGAAGGCGGCGAGAGCGAGGTCAACCTAGAGACCCTCCTCAGCGAGGCCCGGGCGATCTTCCCGGAGACCCGCCTCGCCTATGACCAGCTCCGGGTTAGCGTCCCTCGACGAGAGCAATAA
- the arsC gene encoding arsenate reductase (glutaredoxin) (This arsenate reductase requires both glutathione and glutaredoxin to convert arsenate to arsenite, after which the efflux transporter formed by ArsA and ArsB can extrude the arsenite from the cell, providing resistance.): MSHVTLYHNPACSKSRAALALLQEHGIAPELVLYLETPPSVEQLEAVLQKLGQPARTLLRTDEPEYTTLGLDNPALTDTELLAALAAHPRLLQRPIAVFGERAVIGRPPEAVIALVEGR, from the coding sequence ATGAGCCACGTCACCCTCTACCACAACCCCGCCTGCTCCAAGTCACGAGCCGCCCTGGCCCTGCTTCAGGAGCATGGAATCGCGCCGGAGCTGGTTCTCTACCTGGAGACGCCCCCGAGTGTGGAGCAGCTTGAGGCGGTCCTGCAAAAGCTGGGACAGCCCGCCCGGACGCTCCTCCGCACCGACGAGCCCGAGTACACCACTCTTGGACTGGACAACCCCGCTCTCACCGACACCGAGCTTCTGGCCGCGCTTGCCGCCCATCCCAGGCTCCTCCAGCGCCCGATTGCGGTGTTTGGAGAGCGCGCGGTGATCGGACGCCCCCCCGAGGCCGTTATTGCTCTCGTCGAGGGACGCTAA
- a CDS encoding N-acetylmuramoyl-L-alanine amidase, translating into MTPPRPTKRRARRERLGDLPLVLAFFLVIGLVGQCRRRPTPPHPTLPPASDKHPFLKGVLVVLDPGHGGADSGAQRGGMSEAQLTYRMAATLASSLQQAGAEVIFTVHSSTLTPLPKEGQPEPPLQAPRDARFLSDNKFVGIRHGESPEDLYRRAQLAAQLWQQQQTRRPIFFLSLHYDALSASKWRGGLICYDARLSRPPQLARELAVRWKKSGLSGHRRGGEPKPRELGVLNPLHNPVPQSVLIELATISNPKDLQAARSPAWRWKVARLIREALAGTLKHQ; encoded by the coding sequence GTGACGCCTCCCCGCCCGACCAAGCGCCGAGCACGCCGAGAGCGACTAGGGGACCTCCCTCTTGTCCTGGCGTTTTTCTTGGTGATCGGGCTGGTGGGACAGTGCCGCAGACGCCCCACCCCACCCCACCCCACTCTCCCCCCCGCGTCCGACAAGCACCCGTTTCTCAAGGGAGTCCTGGTCGTGCTGGACCCCGGCCACGGCGGCGCAGACTCGGGGGCGCAGCGCGGCGGGATGAGCGAGGCGCAGCTCACCTACCGCATGGCCGCCACCCTCGCGTCCTCCCTCCAGCAAGCGGGCGCGGAGGTGATCTTTACGGTCCACAGCAGCACCCTCACGCCCCTCCCCAAAGAGGGCCAGCCCGAGCCGCCCCTGCAGGCCCCCCGCGATGCCCGCTTTCTCAGCGACAATAAGTTTGTGGGGATTCGGCACGGCGAGAGCCCCGAGGACCTCTACCGACGTGCCCAGCTCGCCGCCCAGCTCTGGCAACAGCAACAGACGCGGCGTCCGATCTTCTTTCTCTCCCTCCACTACGATGCCCTCAGTGCGAGCAAGTGGCGGGGTGGCCTGATCTGCTACGATGCCCGCTTGAGCCGCCCCCCCCAGCTCGCACGGGAGCTGGCGGTGCGGTGGAAAAAAAGTGGGCTCAGTGGACACCGGCGTGGAGGCGAGCCAAAGCCACGCGAGCTGGGTGTTCTCAATCCCCTCCACAACCCCGTCCCGCAGAGCGTCTTGATCGAGCTGGCGACCATCTCCAACCCCAAAGACCTTCAAGCGGCACGCAGCCCCGCCTGGCGCTGGAAAGTAGCACGGCTCATTCGGGAGGCACTTGCGGGTACGCTAAAGCACCAATGA
- the murJ gene encoding murein biosynthesis integral membrane protein MurJ — protein MTRSAGKNTLLVMAFVLLSRVLGVVRDMVINQVFGQNHVTDIYTAAFRIPDILQYLVAGGALATVFVPVFTEYWNAGKQRDAWKVFGTVMSVVACIALVLVLIMELAAAPLGRFMNPGLGLQKQVTVSFWDGWRVLLHPDDAPQEQRDAWEQVARLSRILLPAQWCFFVGGLMMGTLNARHRFLIPAIGPIAYNGLIIVGGLTQLFVPENQRSITAMCWGALFGAVAGNFFLPIWELKRTGGKFWLSFEVGHPGVRKVGKLMLPALLGLSLSQLGFWITGSFASGEGSLSALRNAYNLTQAPIGIFAQASAIVIFPTISGLAAEKNWKEFRKEIHYGIRRILFLTMPASLLMATLAEPIIAAIYFKGKFTQDASGAFTVANLLASAMALRLYSLGTFAWSAQAVLARGFYAMQNSKTPVVITTCMVFFFTGLCAFLPRVPGLANYGLALALSLAGTVNMLIFFRTLQKHVGGLNLRGLVVAALKITLAALAASGTAFLFLRLFWHLPTVEHQGSARFQGIAVSVLASAASLAVYGIVCALLRVPELWSIRDMFKKKPKDSAASPSVPQSPE, from the coding sequence ATGACACGTTCGGCGGGCAAGAATACCCTGCTTGTAATGGCCTTCGTCCTCCTCTCCCGCGTCCTTGGCGTCGTGAGAGACATGGTGATCAACCAGGTTTTTGGCCAGAACCACGTCACTGATATCTACACCGCCGCCTTCCGAATCCCCGATATTCTGCAGTACCTGGTCGCCGGGGGCGCGCTCGCCACGGTCTTTGTTCCGGTCTTCACCGAGTACTGGAACGCGGGCAAGCAGCGCGATGCCTGGAAGGTCTTTGGCACCGTGATGAGTGTCGTGGCCTGTATCGCTCTGGTCCTCGTGCTGATCATGGAGCTGGCCGCGGCTCCCCTGGGGCGCTTCATGAACCCCGGGCTTGGGCTGCAAAAGCAAGTCACCGTGAGCTTCTGGGACGGCTGGCGGGTCTTGCTACACCCCGATGATGCCCCGCAGGAGCAGCGCGATGCCTGGGAGCAAGTGGCGCGGCTCTCGCGGATTCTCTTGCCGGCGCAGTGGTGCTTCTTTGTCGGGGGGCTCATGATGGGCACCCTCAATGCGCGCCACCGGTTTCTTATCCCCGCGATTGGCCCTATCGCCTACAATGGGCTGATCATTGTTGGCGGGCTCACCCAGCTCTTTGTCCCCGAGAACCAGCGGAGCATCACGGCGATGTGCTGGGGTGCGCTCTTTGGAGCCGTGGCGGGGAATTTTTTCCTTCCGATCTGGGAGCTCAAGCGCACGGGGGGGAAGTTCTGGCTAAGCTTTGAGGTCGGGCATCCGGGGGTGCGCAAGGTGGGCAAGCTCATGCTTCCCGCGCTCTTGGGGCTCTCGCTCTCGCAGCTCGGTTTCTGGATCACCGGCTCGTTTGCCTCCGGGGAGGGCTCGCTCTCAGCGCTTCGTAATGCCTACAACCTCACCCAGGCCCCGATTGGGATCTTCGCGCAGGCATCGGCGATCGTGATCTTCCCCACCATCTCTGGGCTCGCGGCGGAGAAGAACTGGAAGGAGTTTCGCAAGGAGATCCACTACGGCATCCGGCGGATTCTCTTCCTGACAATGCCCGCCTCGCTGCTGATGGCGACCCTGGCCGAGCCGATTATCGCCGCGATCTACTTCAAGGGAAAGTTCACCCAGGATGCCAGCGGGGCGTTTACGGTCGCAAACTTGCTCGCTTCGGCGATGGCGCTACGGCTCTACTCGCTGGGGACCTTTGCCTGGAGCGCGCAGGCCGTGCTGGCGCGTGGGTTCTACGCCATGCAGAACAGCAAGACCCCCGTGGTGATCACGACCTGCATGGTGTTCTTCTTCACCGGGCTCTGTGCCTTTCTTCCCCGCGTTCCGGGGCTGGCCAACTACGGCCTCGCGCTGGCGCTCTCGCTGGCGGGGACGGTGAACATGCTGATCTTCTTCCGAACCCTCCAGAAGCACGTGGGGGGGCTGAACCTGCGCGGGCTGGTGGTCGCGGCGCTGAAGATCACGCTGGCCGCGCTGGCCGCCAGTGGCACGGCGTTTTTGTTTCTGCGCCTCTTCTGGCACCTGCCGACCGTGGAGCACCAGGGCAGTGCCCGCTTCCAGGGGATCGCGGTCTCGGTGCTGGCGAGCGCCGCGTCGCTGGCAGTCTATGGGATTGTCTGTGCGCTACTGCGGGTCCCGGAGCTCTGGAGCATCCGGGACATGTTCAAGAAAAAGCCCAAGGACTCTGCGGCTAGCCCTTCCGTGCCGCAAAGTCCTGAATAA
- the serC gene encoding 3-phosphoserine/phosphohydroxythreonine transaminase, whose product MNRIYNFSAGPGILPVSVLEEASQAVLEFQGSGMSILELSHRGKWYDPVHAEAQELLLSTLGLSASEYTVALMGGGASTQFALLPMNFLGDGETADYVDAGEWGAKAIAEARRVGRVHIAGSSKATNYDRLPEIIPSGEASYLHLTTNNTIEGTQVFTLPETQGAPLFADASSDIFGVDRDYSQLDLIYAGAQKNAGPAGVTFVILRKSLLAVAQKNLPPMFSYQVQCDKQSLYNTPPVFPIYVLGLTLKWIAAEGGVKAVAARNQQKAALIYDALDAAPSVFTPCVAVKEHRSWMNLTFKLATPELEKAFLTEAQALGMDGLPGHRNVGGLRASIYNAFPVEGCQALAALIQDFAARKG is encoded by the coding sequence ATGAATCGAATCTACAACTTCTCTGCCGGTCCCGGCATCCTTCCCGTCTCTGTTTTAGAAGAAGCCAGCCAGGCCGTCCTTGAGTTCCAGGGCTCGGGCATGTCCATCCTCGAGCTCTCCCACCGCGGCAAGTGGTACGACCCCGTCCACGCCGAGGCACAGGAGCTGCTCCTCTCCACCCTCGGGCTCTCGGCGAGCGAGTACACGGTCGCGCTGATGGGCGGCGGGGCGAGCACGCAGTTTGCGCTCCTGCCGATGAACTTCCTGGGCGATGGCGAGACCGCGGACTATGTCGATGCGGGTGAGTGGGGTGCCAAGGCAATCGCCGAGGCAAGGCGCGTCGGGCGTGTCCATATCGCGGGCTCGTCGAAGGCGACCAACTACGACCGCCTGCCCGAGATCATCCCCTCCGGCGAGGCGAGCTACCTCCACCTGACCACCAACAACACGATCGAGGGAACCCAGGTCTTCACGCTCCCCGAGACCCAGGGCGCTCCCCTCTTCGCCGATGCCAGCTCCGATATCTTTGGGGTGGACCGCGACTACAGCCAGCTCGACCTGATCTACGCCGGGGCACAGAAGAACGCCGGCCCTGCGGGTGTCACCTTTGTGATCCTCCGCAAGTCGCTTCTGGCGGTCGCGCAGAAGAACCTCCCCCCGATGTTCTCCTACCAGGTCCAGTGCGACAAGCAGTCGCTCTACAACACGCCGCCGGTCTTCCCGATCTATGTCCTGGGCCTGACCCTCAAGTGGATCGCCGCGGAGGGTGGGGTCAAGGCGGTCGCGGCGCGCAACCAGCAGAAAGCAGCGCTGATCTACGATGCCCTGGATGCCGCGCCGAGTGTCTTTACACCCTGTGTCGCGGTCAAGGAGCACCGCTCGTGGATGAACCTCACCTTTAAGCTCGCCACCCCGGAGCTAGAGAAGGCCTTCCTCACCGAGGCACAGGCACTGGGCATGGACGGTCTCCCGGGCCACCGCAATGTGGGCGGCCTCCGCGCCAGTATCTACAACGCCTTCCCCGTCGAGGGCTGCCAGGCGCTCGCCGCGCTTATTCAGGACTTTGCGGCACGGAAGGGCTAG
- a CDS encoding polysaccharide deacetylase family protein, whose product MAREKSPLAAPDCVVAALGVAAFFCASAQAQDTNGSYSDALSEAVGRLESGEHPLARAALARALAVDRNEICGLLAVAALALHTGDARRAESALRQAREQEPENPLTALGLAQARLLLNDRQGAAGFASSDPNLALYVRLLAGDKQVATELGSVTEKEPDPLRLQLAGMSALRAGDDPRGVALLTALLARPEWRACEESRALTLPFVERRMAEGGAAAVEPLSLPEAPANTPTLRGQATLTAGTVPPGTALVTYRVPGNYSATVNSAPYVTSWNTTRLANGLYTLIVTACNSQGEPLNETRRLVRIANGNPSPAHEARVSPELRAALEPRLRALLTPQPSRKAAHYALAEAAVRQKDSAAALAHIESVVAIDPQFRSAYASLKEYNKKYVGIGNGYWRGQTPEKLIALTLDDGPNPLKYRTPAMLDMLRNLNVKVTFFVVGARAEANPDLIRRMDDEGHEIANHSYTHPNLTYLTPDAVRKELCRTSVVVRDITGKRPRFYRPPGGNFNGAIADAASALGMHGAYWTVDGFKFEYAPFRPEDLTDFVLKKVKPGTILLLHNAPDNTILALPEIVKSLRAQGYEFVTMTELVHRSKAATPTKL is encoded by the coding sequence ATGGCAAGAGAGAAATCCCCCCTTGCCGCCCCGGATTGCGTCGTCGCAGCGCTTGGCGTGGCGGCGTTTTTTTGCGCGTCGGCACAGGCACAAGATACCAATGGAAGCTACAGCGATGCCCTCAGCGAGGCAGTCGGTCGGCTTGAGTCGGGAGAGCACCCGCTGGCCCGTGCCGCACTCGCACGGGCGCTGGCAGTCGATCGCAACGAGATCTGCGGGCTCCTGGCAGTCGCGGCCCTTGCGCTCCACACCGGGGATGCCCGCCGCGCCGAGTCCGCCCTTCGGCAAGCACGCGAGCAGGAACCCGAGAACCCGCTGACCGCGCTAGGGCTGGCCCAGGCCCGCCTGCTCCTCAACGACCGGCAGGGTGCAGCGGGCTTCGCCAGCAGCGACCCCAACCTGGCGCTGTACGTTCGGCTTCTCGCGGGGGACAAGCAGGTGGCCACCGAGCTGGGCAGCGTCACCGAGAAAGAGCCCGACCCCCTGCGCCTCCAGCTCGCGGGCATGTCCGCACTCCGAGCCGGCGACGATCCCCGAGGCGTCGCGCTCCTCACGGCGCTGCTCGCGCGCCCGGAGTGGCGTGCATGTGAAGAATCCCGCGCCCTGACCCTGCCCTTTGTCGAGCGACGCATGGCAGAGGGCGGTGCCGCCGCAGTCGAGCCCCTCTCTCTCCCGGAGGCCCCGGCCAACACCCCCACCCTGCGCGGACAGGCGACCCTGACCGCAGGGACGGTCCCCCCTGGGACGGCCCTTGTCACCTACCGCGTGCCAGGCAACTACTCCGCGACTGTCAATAGCGCCCCCTATGTCACGAGCTGGAACACCACCCGGCTCGCCAACGGCCTCTATACCCTGATTGTCACTGCCTGCAACAGCCAGGGCGAGCCACTCAACGAGACCCGCCGGCTCGTCCGAATCGCCAATGGAAACCCGAGCCCGGCCCATGAAGCCAGGGTCAGCCCGGAGCTCCGTGCCGCGCTGGAGCCGCGCCTGCGTGCCCTCCTGACGCCACAGCCCAGCCGGAAAGCCGCGCACTACGCCCTCGCCGAGGCCGCAGTCCGGCAGAAAGATAGCGCCGCCGCGCTCGCCCATATCGAGTCGGTCGTGGCGATCGACCCGCAGTTTCGCTCCGCCTACGCGTCGCTCAAAGAGTACAACAAGAAGTATGTCGGGATCGGCAATGGCTACTGGCGCGGCCAGACCCCCGAGAAGCTGATCGCGCTCACCCTCGACGATGGCCCGAACCCTTTAAAGTACCGGACACCGGCCATGCTGGACATGCTCCGCAACCTCAATGTCAAGGTGACTTTCTTTGTGGTGGGCGCACGAGCAGAGGCCAACCCGGACCTGATCCGCCGCATGGACGACGAGGGCCATGAGATCGCCAACCATAGCTACACCCACCCAAACCTGACCTACCTCACCCCGGATGCGGTGCGCAAGGAGCTCTGCCGAACCAGTGTTGTCGTGCGGGATATCACCGGCAAGCGCCCGCGGTTCTACCGCCCCCCCGGCGGCAACTTCAATGGCGCGATCGCCGATGCGGCGTCGGCGCTGGGCATGCACGGAGCCTACTGGACAGTCGATGGCTTTAAGTTCGAGTACGCCCCGTTCCGCCCGGAAGACCTGACCGACTTTGTCCTGAAGAAAGTCAAGCCAGGAACCATCCTCCTCCTGCACAACGCCCCGGACAATACCATCCTTGCCCTCCCGGAGATCGTCAAGAGCCTGCGCGCCCAGGGCTACGAGTTTGTCACCATGACCGAGCTGGTCCACCGCAGCAAGGCGGCCACTCCCACAAAGCTATGA